In Fusarium falciforme chromosome 9, complete sequence, the following are encoded in one genomic region:
- a CDS encoding Protein FYV4, mitochondrial — protein MKGERLRSTFGLLLQSGSAFSRTGQIRQLHKTRPAPPIPQPRPFVPDVPTFLTLIGRGLNKYANKFPSWEALFSLTSPQLKELGIEPPRNRRYLLHWMHRYRQGALGPGGDFQHVKDGEALLKVATPPPSSLSDAKWVVNVPHEVEGAATEPSSTLVRPQRYKVLGAKTIAGPYATPLPGLDGAVVKVTEGMWENRQGRKIDGGERRRAEVRFKRRSAERRAEREAEMMSNL, from the coding sequence ATGAAGGGCGAACGACTCCGGTCAACCTTTGGCCTGCTTCTGCAGAGCGGCAGCGCCTTTTCGCGGACAGGACAGATCCGACAACTGCACAAGACGAGGCCAGCACCTCCGATCCCCCAGCCCCGACCTTTTGTTCCCGATGTGCCGACTTTCCTCACCCTGATCGGCCGCGGCCTCAATAAGTATGCCAACAAGTTCCCCTCATGGGAggccctcttctccctcacctCCCCGCAACTCAAGGAGCTGGGCATTGAGCCACCCCGGAACCGACGATACCTCCTCCACTGGATGCACCGGTACCGACAGGGCGCTCTGGGACCCGGTGGAGACTTTCAGCATGTCAAGGACGGAGAGGCGCTGCTCAAGGTTGCGACACCGCCGCCGTCGAGCCTCAGCGATGCCAAGTGGGTTGTCAACGTGCCCCACGAGGTCGAGGGTGCCGCCACGGAGCCTTCCTCAACGCTGGTCCGGCCACAAAGATACAAGGTGCTTGGCGCCAAGACGATTGCAGGACCCTATGCCACACCACTGCCCGGTCTGGATGGTGCCGTGGTCAAGGTGACGGAGGGGATGTGGGAGAACCGCCAGGGCCGCAAGATTGACGGTGGTGAGCGCAGAAGAGCCGAGGTCCGGTTCAAGAGGAGGTCTGCGGAGCGGAGGGCCGAGCGtgaggccgagatgatgtcgaACCTGTAA